ACGAGTTCTCGAGTGAAGCCCCTGGCAAGTGCCGTTGCCATGCGGCCTGTGCCGACAAATCCGATTCTGACGTGATGTGGTTTCATGCTGAGGCTTAGTTTTAGGCTGATGTTCGAAGATTCAGAGCGGCGTTTGGAAGTTAAGGGCTGTCGTTTCCACTACCACCCTGGTATGGTGTAGTAGCATTCTGGACGGGTCTCAGCGGAATTCGCCAACCCATCGGCAGCGAATCGCAAATTTCGTCGCAAACAGCACGTGAAATTCAGAGAAATCGCGACGCTCAGGTAATCCATCCGGTATTGGACGACGGCACAAACGCAGACTCAACACGCGGCGGGCAAACTCATGGCGAGACGTAGTAAACTTTCCGGCACCTTGCTGCCTGTGTTAATCGTCATGCTGACCGTCCCCGCACTCGGCCAGACCGTACGCACCGTGACGGTTGGAGAAGACGGCAAGCCAGTCGTCGTTGAAACTCCGGCCACGGCTACGCCCTCAGCGGCCAACGCGAAGCCCGGCACTCCCGGGAAGCCGCCGACTGGCAAGCCTGATTCCGGCAAACCCGACGATGCCAAAAAAGATGGCGACAAGAAGGGTGACGGCAAAGAAGGCGAAGCGGATTCCAAAGTGGTCAAGCGACCAATGAAGACCGAAGAACCTGCCGGCCCCATTGCCAAAGAAGTGGAAGTGGAAGATTCCGGCAAGGTCACCTTCAGCCTCAAGGGCCAGCCATGGGAAGCCGTGCTGCAGTGGCTGGCCGATGTTTCCGAACTGTCCCTCGACTGGCAGGAACTTCCCGGCGACACACTAAACCTGACAACCACGCGCAGCTATACGCTTGAAGAAGCTCGAGACATGATTAACCGGCACTTGCTGGCTCGCGGCTATTGCATGGTATTGAATGGTGAACTGTTGTCCGTCCTGAAGACCAGCGACATCAAGTCGTCGCTGGTGCCTCGGGTCAGACCCGAAAATCTTGAAAACCAGATGGATCACACTTTGTGCAAAGTGTCATTCGACCTGAACTGGCTGATCGCGGACGAAGCGGTTGAGGAACTGGCTCCCATGTTGTCCAGAGCCGGTCGCATCAGCAAACTTAGTCGCACAAATCGCATCGAAGTGATGGACACCGCTGCCAGCCTAAAAGACATCTACCGCATCTTGCAGTCCGAACAGTCGGACGACGGACAGGAACAACTGGTCCGCACGTTTCGTTTAGAACATCGTCGAGCCAACGAAGTGATCGACCTTCTGCGCACGTTGCTGGGTATGGAAAACGAAGGTGGCGGCGGTAGCCGAGGCGGCGGAATGGGGGATACGCGTCAGATCACATCAATGATGCAGCAGATGCAGCAGCAGTTGCAACGCATGGGAAACAGCGGCAGCAAGGGCGGTGGTGGTGGCGGCAAAGAACCTGTCAAAACGCGGCTGGTACTGAACCAACGTGAGAACATGATTCTGGCCCAGGCGGCTCCCGACCAAATGGCCATCATCGAAAAAGCGATTTCACAAATCGATGTGCCGGTGGAAGCATCGAATTCGCTGCTGCAGAACATCAACAAGATGCGAGTCTACCGAATGGAAACGGTCGATCCGCAAACGCTGGTTGACCTGCTTCAGGAACTGGGCGACATGGGCCCCGGCACCGTTTTGAAGGTGGACGAAGATAAGAAATCCATCGTCGCTTTTGCGAGCCTGGCCGATCACCTGACGATCAGCACGTTAGTGGAAAAGCTGGATCAATCGGGCCGTCAGGTCGAAGTCATTCCGCTGCGACGTCTGGATGCCGAATACGTCGCTGGCACGATTCAGGCACTGATGGCTCCACCGCCGAAAGAAAACCAGAATTCGCGCTACGGCGGTTTCTACAGCCGCTTTGGCAGTGAACCGCAGAAGGAAGAACCCAAGGAATTCAAAGTCGAACCCGATATCGAAAACAACCGTATTTTGGTCTATGCCAACAAGGTGGAGATGGGCGAAATTCTTACGCTGCTGCAGAAGCTGGGCGAGATCCCCGATCCGGATGCAGTCGACAACGGAATCCGTGTGTTCGAAATGGGCCCCGAAGACGACCCACGTGAAGTGATGGAACGCATCAAACAGTTATGGCGACGGAACAACGAACTGCAGATCGACATTCCGAAAAAGCAACCGGCGACGGACGAAGATGACGCATCAGATTCTGAACCCCAAAAACCACAGCCAGCTGTTGAGCGCAACGAAGCGGTGCGCGTGACTCCAGAACGGGTTTCGGCCGATGAGTTTTTCGAAATGCTGTCAGCCACGGATGCGACACCACCGCGACATGCCGTAGCTGGTGAATCGTCCGCACGCCCCGGCAACCAGCCAAGCTGGTCACCTCAGGAAAAGTCGATCAAACCACAAAACGTCACGGTGCTAACAGTCGCTCCGGACGAACGAGCGAATGACCGCTCGCGAAGCGATAACGACTCCGCCGACCGCACCATGGATCACGGTTCGCCGCTGAAGTTTTCTGTCACACCAGATGGAAACCTAATTGTCAGCAGTCGCGACGCCGCAGCCTTGGCCGAGATGGAAGATCTGATGAAGCAGCTGGTGCGACCCGCCCCGAAGTACAAAATCTTCTACCTGAAATATGCCACTCCGTCATGGGTGACCATCAATCTCGAAGAGTACTTTGAAGCGGACGAAGAATCCGGCAGCGGAATCCAATACAGCCCGTTCTACGGCTTCATGCCCTCCACCAGCAACAAAAGCAGCAAATCGACTTTGGGCAGCCGACGCCAGCCGCAGTTCATTTACGACAACTTCACCAGCAGCATTCTGGTCCGCAATGCCGACCGTCGTCAGCTTCAAACGATTGAAGATCTGATCAAAGTTTATGACGTGCCCGAACCTGCCGACACGCGATCTGTGCGAGTCACCAAAATCTTCAAGCTACGAAACGCGAAGGCGGAATCCGTCGCTCAGGCCGTCAAAGACGTCTTCCGCGACCTGCTTAGTTCCAACGACAAGGCGCTCGAAAAGAACGGCGAGCAGAAAACTCAAACGCGAGTGTATTCGTACTTTGGAGATAGCGACGAAGATGACGGCGATTCGCCTATCCGCTTCAAAGGCCTACTGTCGATCGGCATCGAACCGTCATCGGACACGCTTGTTGTGTCATCCACCGCGTCGCTAATGGACACCGTAGGAGCACTGATTGAGGAGCTGGACAAAGCGGCCGATCAGTCATCGTCCGTGCAGGTATTAAAAATCGATCCGTCGGTCGACATCGGCCTGCTCCAGGAAAAGCTAACCAAAGCCCTCGGCCCGTCCCCTTCACAACAGCAACAACCCAAAGGCAAAAACGGCCGCCCCCCCGTCAACGGCGTCCCCGTCGGAGCTCAGCCGGGGCAGAGTGAGTAGGCATGAATTCATGTCAGCTTCAGCGTGCGAGCAACGCCAGAAAAAGTAGTTGCGTTGACCGTGTACAAGGACCGCCGTACACTGGTAGTAAACGTGGCGTTTCGGACTTATTTGCAGTCAGGCGCTGCGCTGAGTACCTGCATTGCCCAAAGTCGATTCTTCTATGAAACGCCAAAGCCTGCCAATCGCCGTTTTGCTAATTTGCCTCGCCGGCATCGGCTGGTGGATGTGGCAACCGAACCCGGCCGCAGATGTCGAGGATGCTGAGACCGCTGCGAATTTAGCTGGTTCAGGCAATGAGCAATTTGCAGGTCTGGATATTGACAAACAAAAGGCGATCTGGGATTCTGAACACGTCACATTCGAGCTCGAAACCCACTTCGGTCGCAAGCTTGTTGCTGGAATTCAGGACCGTTCAACGGACAGTTTAGCCAGTTTCTTTCGCACAGACTTTGCGGGAGTAGTGCCGGGGCAGTCCGATCCATCGACGACGAAAAAATCTTCAATTGTCGAGACCACCTACAGTGTTGAAGTGAATGGGGCTGCCGCCGTCGATTCAGAACGGTTTTCACAGCATCTCATGAAGAGTATTGAGCCAGTCCCAATCGGTGGCAAAGGCCGGTTACGGGTGCTGAAGATTAAACGCGTCGAGGAAGAAGGACCGACGGATAGCTGGGACCTGGACGTTCTACTTACGTTGAGCGGTATGGACGCGTCTGGCGAGCCGACGACTTATACCTCACATGGTCGCATGCAGTGCCGCTTTGCCGATGACGATGAGATCAAGGCCGGGCGAATTGTCAAATCGTGGCGAATCGATTCCGAGTCACTCCGTAAGAGTCAGCAGACTTTGATGGAAGAAGTCACGTCGCAGGTCCGCCTGGATCGGCTTGCAATCGAGGACAACTGGACGAATGGCGTGAATGCTGTGCGACAGTATCGCTTTCAGGCAGCAGTCGAAGACTTCGACGGGGACGGGTTCCTGGACATCGCGGCCGCCACCGCAGAAGGGCAACAGTTTGTCTTGAGATGGGACCCGGAACCTGGACAGTATGTAGACGTGACCGAATCGCTGGGCCTGCCGAGTTCCATTTCGACAAACAACCGTGCCTATCTGGCCAGCTGGTTCGACTTCGACAACGATGGCGATCCCGACCTGCTTTTAGGTGAGTCATTTTTCAGGAACGTTGAAGGCCGTCGCTTCGAACCTTTGGCTGAAAACGGCGGTGCAAAATTCGCGTTCAATCCCATGGGGTGCGTGGTTGCGGACTACGACGCGGACGGGCTGCTCGATTTGTATGTCCTTTACCAACGTGAAAGAGACGCTGACGCGGTTAATAACGGAAAACCACCTGCATGGGTTGGGGATGACGATACCGGGGCCGCCAACCAGTTGTGGCGCAATCTCGGCGGTGGAAAGTTTGAGGAAACGGCCAAATCCGCAAATGCCACCAGTGGAAAACGCCATAGCTTTGCCGCGACATGGCTGCACGCAAACGACGATCACTATCCGGATCTGTACGTCGCAAACGATTTTGCGAGGAATTCACTGCTGATCAATCGGGGCGACGGAACATTCGACGACGTCACTGATTCCTCCGACGTTGGCGACTTTGCTACCAGCATGGGAGTCGCATCGGGTGACATCAATGGAGATGGTACGCCTGAGATCTATATTGCAAACATGTATTCGAAAATGGGGCGTCGAATCATCGCGAATGTGTCTGCGGATGATTACCCCGATGGTGTCTATGAGCAGCTTGTCGGCTCTTGTGCTGGAAATCGTCTCTATTCGACGACGGGCAATGTGCAGCAGTACCACGAGCTAAGCGAGCAGCTTGGTATCAACGCGGTTGGCTGGGCCTATGCACCCGCATTCGCAGATTTCGACAGCGATGGATTGCTGGACATTTACGCAACAACCGGTTTCTTAAGTTTCAACCGCACAAAGCCCGATGGCTGAACATGCCTTTGGAGGGCTGTCGTGTCACAGCCACTTGACCGCACGTGCAGCATCGAACCGCTCGGTGATATCGATTCATCAGCTGGTGAATTCTGGACGCACCCGTTCGCAATGCTGCGAAATGGAGACAACCTGAGTGCTTACGAAACGAATTGCTTATTCCTGAATGTTGACGGCAACCAATTTTTGGATGCTTCGTTCGCATCCAACGCGAATATCGACGCGGATTCCCGGTCGGTAATGGTAGGGGACTTCGATGGAAACCTGACGCCGGATCTTCTTGTTGGATCTGTCGGAGGAGGCCCCTTGCGTTTGTTCCTGAATCGGTTCCCTGACGCCAATCACCGTGTAGACTTTCGGTTGCAAGGTGTCGAGAGCAATCGCTCAGCGATCGGAGCACGAGTGATTGTCGAAGCCGGAGGCAAACAAATCTATCGCGATCTGTTCGCCGCAAACGGATTTATGGGGCAGAGTCCGGCTCGACTAAACATCGGCGTCGGGACGGCTGAAAGCGTCGACAGGCTGACCATAATCTGGCCATCAGGCAGCAAGCAGGAATTTCAAAATCTTCCGGTCGATGGCACAATCGAAATTACTGAAGGCACTCAGAAATTCGACGTCGTCATGCCAGCAGCTACTGAGAAATAACAATAGCCGGCAAACACACCGCCGAACGAGACGCACGAGCTGGGTTTCAGTTTGCCTCGCCGGTTCGATAACGAAGACGATCATCAGCTTCGACGGATTCCATCATCCACGGAGTCGGGCGACCTTCCACCAACGTGTACTTCCTGCCAGCCGCAAGATGGTCCCACACCTGAATTGCACCGGAGGGCCATGTGACCTGAAGCGTATCGACAGTTTCGTGCGGACCAAGACCGATCTTTACATCGTTTTCATTTGCGGCCATGAATCCCCCGTCGGAACTGTTTTGAAAGCACGTCGTGCGGCCGCCTGCCGTGATCGACAGCCGCGCCGCTTGAGCCTGCCGAGGCGATTGCGTGCCGATCAGGCGCACAGCCATGCGATTTGCATCCGGATGGCGGTTTGCAAGTAGCGCGGAAGGACTGTTGAGGAAACTCACTGCCAAATCCGCGGCCAGGTCGCAGTTCCAATCGACAACTGCAACGCTGCGTCCAAACTTCTTCGTTTGAAAGAACGGGCCAGCCTTGTCGGAAGCATCTACAAACTCGCCCGATTGATTCAGAAACAGCTGCGAGCGCATAGGCACGTCATACAGGTGTCCATTGGCGACAAACAGGTCTCGATCTCGGTCAGCATCGAGATCGATAAACTGAACTCCCCAGCCTAGCATCGGCCGACTTGCAGCTGCGAGGCCAACGCGATGGGTGCGGTCTTCGAACCCAAGGCCGCCAAGGTTAGTGTAGAACGTATTCGTCTCATCTTCGTAGTTTGAAATGAAGAGATCGAAAAGCCCATCATGGTTGAGGTCTTCGGACGCGATTCCCATGCATGCTTCTCCTTTTCCATCGCGATTGAACGCAACGCCAACCAGGACGGCCGTTTCGCTGAAGCCACGCCATGCCGACTTTTCCCTTCGGGGCACATCCTCCCCAAGGTTTCGAAACAGGAAGTTTCCTGTTGTGTCGTTTCCGACAAACAAATCGACCCAGCCATCATTGTCAACGTCGGATGAGATTACGCCCAGGCCTTTTCCGTCGGCTGCCATAAGCCCTGCGTCAGCCGTTAGATCCTGAAATGAACCATCGCCCATATTGAGCTGAAAAACATCCTGCTCTGCCGGAAAATCCATCACGCGACAGGGCCCGTGATAGTTGCCGTTTCGGCACACCCCCAGCCTGCCGTCCGGTATTCGAACGTAATTTGTGTTGTAGAGGTCGAGGTCGCCATCGCGGTCAAAATCTGCGAACGATGCGCTCGTACTCCATTGCACGCCAGTCAGCCCCGCCTCTTTTGTCACGTCACAAAATGTTCCATCTCCATTGTTTCGATAGATTACGTTCGCACCACGGGTGCAGACATACAGATCGGGAAATCCGTCATTATCTATGTCTGCGACAGCACAGCCGTGCCCGTAGCCGTGGTGATTCACGGCGGCCACAGCGGTGGCGTCGACTGCTGCACCGCCTCGGAAGTTTCTGAACAAGCGATCGGAAAGTGGGCTGCCAGGTTCACCCGGCTGTGGGTTGCTTTGGGTCAAAAACAGATCCGGCCAACCGTCCAAATCGAAGTCAACAACCCCGATCCCTCCCCCCAAAGTTTCCGTCAGAGAATCCTGCTGACCACCGCTTTGATAATATGTGAACCCGAGGCCAATTTCGGTCGCAATATCAACAAGAGCCAGAGGTTGCGATGGGCCTGCCGCATCTGGCCTTATTCCGGTGTCAGTAGATTGCGCAACAGCGATCCGGGGGGCTCCAACGAGGGATACAGAATGGTCGAGATCCTTTGAACTTGCCACAAGCAAACAATGTTGGGGATTGGCGTTCTGCCGAGTGTCTTTTACCAAGCGTCTGGCTTCTGCACCAAATTCGATGTGATCGGTGAGGGCTTTGAAGCAGATGACTGCAGCTCTGTGTTGTTCGAGCCTACTCAGAATCCGCCCCATCTGCATCACCGTTTTTGCAGCCGGGCCTTGAGGTTCCAACGGTTTCGCGTGGCTTAAGATTTGCCACAGCTCACCATTTAGCTGTGCACGGTGAGCCCACTTCGCAGCTTCGCCGTGATCTTCCTGATGCGTCAGCAGACGCGATAACGCAGCCACCGGCTCTGGGTCGAAGGGGCTTAGCAGCGAAGCATTTTTGTAGGCAACAATCGCGGAGGCGGTATCTCCTTGCTCCGTAAAAATCTGAGCTTGTGCCAGCCACGTCCTCAAGTTGGCATCACCCACTGGCGGCAGCTGCGACAGTTCAGTGCGTGCACGCTGAAAATTTCCCCGATCCAGATGGACCTCGGCCACCCCCAAATTGAGACGCCAACTTTCGAACCCGGACCTGGAAAAGTCAGAATCTTGCAACAGCGAGTTTGCACGCGCCAGCTGGCCTTCCAGCCTGTGGTAGTAGGCGAGCGCTGTACGTGCCAGACAATCATCGGGGGATTTTTGCACCGAGGCCTTCAACCATTCCAGGTGCGAGTTGTCTTCCCAATAGAAGT
This DNA window, taken from Fuerstiella marisgermanici, encodes the following:
- a CDS encoding secretin N-terminal domain-containing protein → MARRSKLSGTLLPVLIVMLTVPALGQTVRTVTVGEDGKPVVVETPATATPSAANAKPGTPGKPPTGKPDSGKPDDAKKDGDKKGDGKEGEADSKVVKRPMKTEEPAGPIAKEVEVEDSGKVTFSLKGQPWEAVLQWLADVSELSLDWQELPGDTLNLTTTRSYTLEEARDMINRHLLARGYCMVLNGELLSVLKTSDIKSSLVPRVRPENLENQMDHTLCKVSFDLNWLIADEAVEELAPMLSRAGRISKLSRTNRIEVMDTAASLKDIYRILQSEQSDDGQEQLVRTFRLEHRRANEVIDLLRTLLGMENEGGGGSRGGGMGDTRQITSMMQQMQQQLQRMGNSGSKGGGGGGKEPVKTRLVLNQRENMILAQAAPDQMAIIEKAISQIDVPVEASNSLLQNINKMRVYRMETVDPQTLVDLLQELGDMGPGTVLKVDEDKKSIVAFASLADHLTISTLVEKLDQSGRQVEVIPLRRLDAEYVAGTIQALMAPPPKENQNSRYGGFYSRFGSEPQKEEPKEFKVEPDIENNRILVYANKVEMGEILTLLQKLGEIPDPDAVDNGIRVFEMGPEDDPREVMERIKQLWRRNNELQIDIPKKQPATDEDDASDSEPQKPQPAVERNEAVRVTPERVSADEFFEMLSATDATPPRHAVAGESSARPGNQPSWSPQEKSIKPQNVTVLTVAPDERANDRSRSDNDSADRTMDHGSPLKFSVTPDGNLIVSSRDAAALAEMEDLMKQLVRPAPKYKIFYLKYATPSWVTINLEEYFEADEESGSGIQYSPFYGFMPSTSNKSSKSTLGSRRQPQFIYDNFTSSILVRNADRRQLQTIEDLIKVYDVPEPADTRSVRVTKIFKLRNAKAESVAQAVKDVFRDLLSSNDKALEKNGEQKTQTRVYSYFGDSDEDDGDSPIRFKGLLSIGIEPSSDTLVVSSTASLMDTVGALIEELDKAADQSSSVQVLKIDPSVDIGLLQEKLTKALGPSPSQQQQPKGKNGRPPVNGVPVGAQPGQSE
- a CDS encoding FG-GAP repeat domain-containing protein gives rise to the protein MKRQSLPIAVLLICLAGIGWWMWQPNPAADVEDAETAANLAGSGNEQFAGLDIDKQKAIWDSEHVTFELETHFGRKLVAGIQDRSTDSLASFFRTDFAGVVPGQSDPSTTKKSSIVETTYSVEVNGAAAVDSERFSQHLMKSIEPVPIGGKGRLRVLKIKRVEEEGPTDSWDLDVLLTLSGMDASGEPTTYTSHGRMQCRFADDDEIKAGRIVKSWRIDSESLRKSQQTLMEEVTSQVRLDRLAIEDNWTNGVNAVRQYRFQAAVEDFDGDGFLDIAAATAEGQQFVLRWDPEPGQYVDVTESLGLPSSISTNNRAYLASWFDFDNDGDPDLLLGESFFRNVEGRRFEPLAENGGAKFAFNPMGCVVADYDADGLLDLYVLYQRERDADAVNNGKPPAWVGDDDTGAANQLWRNLGGGKFEETAKSANATSGKRHSFAATWLHANDDHYPDLYVANDFARNSLLINRGDGTFDDVTDSSDVGDFATSMGVASGDINGDGTPEIYIANMYSKMGRRIIANVSADDYPDGVYEQLVGSCAGNRLYSTTGNVQQYHELSEQLGINAVGWAYAPAFADFDSDGLLDIYATTGFLSFNRTKPDG
- a CDS encoding ASPIC/UnbV domain-containing protein is translated as MSQPLDRTCSIEPLGDIDSSAGEFWTHPFAMLRNGDNLSAYETNCLFLNVDGNQFLDASFASNANIDADSRSVMVGDFDGNLTPDLLVGSVGGGPLRLFLNRFPDANHRVDFRLQGVESNRSAIGARVIVEAGGKQIYRDLFAANGFMGQSPARLNIGVGTAESVDRLTIIWPSGSKQEFQNLPVDGTIEITEGTQKFDVVMPAATEK
- a CDS encoding FG-GAP-like repeat-containing protein, translated to MTRPSFQWLFRPRILLAAIAVCVAVAVGVTWVQSQQLDPDALTSQAYELIKEGDLESARLVLAKLQQLQPENAEVVETLAEVCILEGDEEAALEWLQNVPVSAPQSAVDAAYRGAQLAMQWNRPSDARECLNHCLQLRPDHSAARRLLMHLELILTRWEAMFAHVAELDQLGQASPADIALYCVGRNFYWEDNSHLEWLKASVQKSPDDCLARTALAYYHRLEGQLARANSLLQDSDFSRSGFESWRLNLGVAEVHLDRGNFQRARTELSQLPPVGDANLRTWLAQAQIFTEQGDTASAIVAYKNASLLSPFDPEPVAALSRLLTHQEDHGEAAKWAHRAQLNGELWQILSHAKPLEPQGPAAKTVMQMGRILSRLEQHRAAVICFKALTDHIEFGAEARRLVKDTRQNANPQHCLLVASSKDLDHSVSLVGAPRIAVAQSTDTGIRPDAAGPSQPLALVDIATEIGLGFTYYQSGGQQDSLTETLGGGIGVVDFDLDGWPDLFLTQSNPQPGEPGSPLSDRLFRNFRGGAAVDATAVAAVNHHGYGHGCAVADIDNDGFPDLYVCTRGANVIYRNNGDGTFCDVTKEAGLTGVQWSTSASFADFDRDGDLDLYNTNYVRIPDGRLGVCRNGNYHGPCRVMDFPAEQDVFQLNMGDGSFQDLTADAGLMAADGKGLGVISSDVDNDGWVDLFVGNDTTGNFLFRNLGEDVPRREKSAWRGFSETAVLVGVAFNRDGKGEACMGIASEDLNHDGLFDLFISNYEDETNTFYTNLGGLGFEDRTHRVGLAAASRPMLGWGVQFIDLDADRDRDLFVANGHLYDVPMRSQLFLNQSGEFVDASDKAGPFFQTKKFGRSVAVVDWNCDLAADLAVSFLNSPSALLANRHPDANRMAVRLIGTQSPRQAQAARLSITAGGRTTCFQNSSDGGFMAANENDVKIGLGPHETVDTLQVTWPSGAIQVWDHLAAGRKYTLVEGRPTPWMMESVEADDRLRYRTGEAN